The Garra rufa chromosome 23, GarRuf1.0, whole genome shotgun sequence genome includes a region encoding these proteins:
- the crema gene encoding cAMP-responsive element modulator isoform X1 — translation MAVTGEETESAATGDMPAYQIRSPSSGLPPGVVMAASPGAMHSPQPNAEEATRKREVRLMKNREAARECRRKKKEYVKCLENRVAVLENQNKTLIEELKALKDIYCHKPE, via the exons ATGGCAGTGACTGGGGAAGAGACGGAGTCAG CTGCCACAGGAGACATGCCAGCATATCAGATCCGCTCCCCGTCGTCAGGGTTACCACCAGGCGTCGTTATGGCAGCGTCACCGGGGGCCATGCACAGCCCACAGCCGAACGCAGAGGAGGCCACACGCAAGAGAGAAGTCCGCCTGATGAAGAACAG GGAAGCGGCGCGCGAGTGTCGCAGAAAGAAGAAAGAATACGTGAAGTGCTTAGAGAATCGCGTCGCTGTGCTTGAAAACCAGAACAAGACTCTCATAGAGGAGCTCAAAGCTCTTAAAGACATCTACTGCCACAAACCAGAATAA
- the crema gene encoding cAMP-responsive element modulator isoform X2, translated as MPAYQIRSPSSGLPPGVVMAASPGAMHSPQPNAEEATRKREVRLMKNREAARECRRKKKEYVKCLENRVAVLENQNKTLIEELKALKDIYCHKPE; from the exons ATGCCAGCATATCAGATCCGCTCCCCGTCGTCAGGGTTACCACCAGGCGTCGTTATGGCAGCGTCACCGGGGGCCATGCACAGCCCACAGCCGAACGCAGAGGAGGCCACACGCAAGAGAGAAGTCCGCCTGATGAAGAACAG GGAAGCGGCGCGCGAGTGTCGCAGAAAGAAGAAAGAATACGTGAAGTGCTTAGAGAATCGCGTCGCTGTGCTTGAAAACCAGAACAAGACTCTCATAGAGGAGCTCAAAGCTCTTAAAGACATCTACTGCCACAAACCAGAATAA